TGCGCTGTTTTGATTTTTCCCGAGATGGAAAAACTCTCTTTTCAGCCTGTTGGGGAGGAGAGATTAAAGCCTGGAATCTGGCGGATGCAGAACCCAAACCTACTTTGAGCATACAGGCACATCAGGGCTCGGCTCGCTGGGTCCGTGTATCGCCCGACCAGACGAAACTGGCGACCTGTGGCAATGATCTGCTCGTGAAAGTCTGGAACGTCAGTGATGGCAAATTACTGCATTCCTTTAATGGACACGAACGACACGTATATGCGGTCGATTTCCATCCGGATGGTCAACAGCTGGCCTCTCAGGATCTGATGGGCACCATTCACGTCTGGGATTTACAGACCGGTAAGAAGGTACGCAGCATCGATGCCGGCGTCATGACCGGTTACGACAACAAATTTGCCGCAGATATGGGCGGCGCCCGCGATTTCAAATTCAGTACCGATGGGTGCGAACTGGCCAGTGCAGGGATTACAAAAGTCGTGAACTCCTTTGCTGGAGTCCAGGATCCCATCATTATGTTGTTCGACTGGAAGTCCGGTAAAGCCAAAGCGCAGCTCAAGCCTGATAAAACATTCCAGGGTATCGCCTGGGGGGTTCGTTTCCATCCGGAGAACTTCCTGATTGGCGCTGGTGCCAACAGGAGCGGTAAAGGCGAACTCTGGTTCAGAAAGCCGGGTGAAGAAG
This sequence is a window from Gimesia sp.. Protein-coding genes within it:
- a CDS encoding WD40 repeat domain-containing protein — encoded protein: MKPQQTTEPLVASKPVIDYNAVDPVLTHQTAEFKHKFSLTSCKVDPTGTHLVAGAEDLEIQVWNLKTKAQRTLKGHTSWVRCFDFSRDGKTLFSACWGGEIKAWNLADAEPKPTLSIQAHQGSARWVRVSPDQTKLATCGNDLLVKVWNVSDGKLLHSFNGHERHVYAVDFHPDGQQLASQDLMGTIHVWDLQTGKKVRSIDAGVMTGYDNKFAADMGGARDFKFSTDGCELASAGITKVVNSFAGVQDPIIMLFDWKSGKAKAQLKPDKTFQGIAWGVRFHPENFLIGAGANRSGKGELWFRKPGEEEFFHTMKLSTAARGLDLFQDGRHLAVAHSDGAARVYRMTEKQPV